The genomic stretch tggccaagcctacatatatatagtgaaaaaatggcgggaagacaaaggcgggaaccggtgaaaagcgtgggaagaaaataggcgggaagacgagaggcaaacctttagtaccggttggtgggtgcaaccggtactaaaggctgtcggcgaggataaggacgccctgctcgatgagataaagtatgtagcgcacgacgccctgtcggtgggataaggacgcgtgggtaacctttagtaccggttggtgggtgcaaccggtactaaagctgtcggcgaggataaggacgccactgtcgatgagataaagtatgtagcgcacgacgcctgtcggtgggataaggacgcgtgggtaacctttagtaccggttggtgggtgcaaccggtactaaagctgtcggcgaggataaggacgccctgctcgatgagataaagtatgtagcgcacgacgcctgtcggtgggataaggacgcatgggtaacctttagtaccggttggtgggtgcaaccggtactaaaggctgtcggcgagataaggacgccctgctcgatgagataaagtatgtagcgcacgacgctcgtgtcggtgggataaggacgcgtgggtaaccttgtcgaagatgcccttggtgcacacgccatatggcatcttcggaagttccgcctcggaaattttttcctgcaagcccgtggaagactccatctcctctaacaatgttgcggaaagggttgggaaatctcccgtggcggaacttctcgaatatgcccttggtgcacatgccctatatatggcatattcggaagttccgcctcggaaaaatttccctgcaagcccgtgacttaactagtaaaacaagccaaccatctccattgttaatatcttacatacggtaacatcattacacaaaagtgatttccatattgagatacacaagttatgatccctatatgtagctagctagtcttcgagttttcttcgctcgtttccctttcttcttacttgcgacgcaaccatggacaatcttcattgtttaagatgatgcttgggtcaatttttaccttgaagggtggaatatcgtcaaacttattataatcttcgacatgtctgtcttgtcctctactcccacgatgtttcttttttctgaaagaactatgtgccgctttggctcatcgtatgatgtgtcctcttgcctttcttttctttttttcggtttgctagacatatccttcacataaaaaacctgagccacttcactggctaggacgaatggttcggtgtcgtacccaagattcttgaaatccacttgtagtcattccgtacttgcgggtctacctgtaccccgtctttcgaggttgaaccatttacaccggaacaaagggaccttgaaattaggtccatagtcaagttcccatatctcctctatgtacccataatatgtgaccttgttcccattgccatcttctgcatcaaagcggacaccacttgttttggttggtgctctttttgtcttgggcgaaagtgtaaaatgtgttcccattaatctcgtacccttgaaaagtcgatatagtagaagatggttgcttggccaacaagtacagctgctcgtcatcggtgacattcatgagacgtgtttgcaaccaaccgccgaaagtcttcatgtgttctccatcaatccaatcttcacgttgctccgggtatttagagcgtaagatctccttgtgttcctctttgtacggagccaccaagatggaattaagtagagctgtgtagtgtgcttgagtgaaagaatgtccgtccatacacgttgctgatttctttcctagcgtgccttttccacgcgagtctcccctcatagcgcgattcgggaacaccgatcggcttaaggtcgggaataaagtcaacacaaagctcaatgacctcctccgttccatagcccttggagatgcttccttcggcctagcacggttatgaacgtacttctttaagactcccatgaatctctcaaaggggaacatgttgtgtagaaatacgggaccgagaacgccaatctcttcgactaggtgaactaggagatgtgtcataatattgaagaagaatggtgggaacaccaactcgaagctgactagacattggaccacatccttttgtaaattttgtagagtaagtggattgatcaccttctgagaaattgcattgaggaacgcacatagcttcacaatgggtactcgaacattttccggcagaagccccctcaatgcaaccggaagtaattgtgtcataatcacgtggcgaaattgcatttaggttttgaaactttttctccgacatgtttattattccctttatattcgacgagaagccagacgggaccttgatgctactcaggacttcaaaaaagatctccttctcctctttggtaagagcataggctggcgggaccttgatacttctgcggattcgggttgtttccttcgtggatactttgcttggtcctgccgtgcatccggtgtatcttttgtcttcccatacacgcccaagaagtttagcgaggttcacgcaaagatttttcgtcacgtgcatcacgtcgattgcagagtgaacctctaagaatttccgatagggtagctcccaaaatatcgacttcttcttccacatgggtacgtgtccgtcaacatcatgcggaacagattgtccgccgggaccctttccaaagatcacttctaaatccttgaccatatcatatataacttccccattagggcgggtaggcttggttcggttatctgcctcacctccgaaatgctttcctctctttcttacgtgatgttgttttggaagaaatcgacgatgccccgggtacacattcttgtttcccaaataaatactaccgagtctcacctaaacgagtgtgtgcatgcattgtatcccttgtttgaccgccctgaaatgttaccaagagcgggccaatcattgatggttacaaataacaacgctcgtaggttaaattccttttgttcgtgctcatcccacacgggtacaccttcgtcacgccacaactctaaaagttcttcaaccaatggcctcgggtacacatcaatgtcgttgccgggttgcttcgggccctggatgagcactggcatcataatgaacttccgcttcatgcacaaccaaggaggaaggttatagatacatagagtcaacggccggagtgctatggctggagctctgctccccgaaaggattaaagccatacagtacttagaccaaatcttaagttccttgcgtcatccgaaaatgacttgaactctctgtcgatttttctccacctgcgacccgtcggcggggtgtctcgagcatcacatctttcttacggtcctctttgtgccatcgcaacaacttggcatgctctttgttctggaacaaacgtttcaaccgtggtattataggagcataccacatcaccttcgcaggaaccctcttcccgggggtggactcaccctcaacatcgccggggtcatctcgctcgatcttatacctcaatgcactacataccgggcatgcattcaaattctcgtactccccgcggtagaggatgcggtcattgatgcatgcatgtatcttctcgcacctctaatcctagagggcgagacaaccttctttgcttcgtacgtgctagagggcaacacgttctcccctggaagcatcttctttattattttcagcaacttttcaaatcccttgtcagaagtaccattctctgccttccactgcagcaattccggcgtggtacccagctttttctgaccattttcgcaatttgggtacaacagtttgttgtgatcctctaacattttctccaacttcaacctctccttttcatttccgcgagttcatcttcgcatcaagaatggcccgacccaaatcgtcatccgggtcatcaaaaatcggctcatcgaaaatgagctcttcttcgacttcgtcttcccccattctactaccaccgtcttcggtgaataagggatagttgtcactatcctcttcttcttcgttgtcttccaatataacccctctttctccgtgcttggtccaacaattatagctgggcatgaaaccattctccagcaggtggacgtgaagggtcttcgaggtagagtaatccttcatattcttacaggaactacatggacaatacatgaaaccattcgactgcctgtttgcctcagccacgttgagaaaataatgcatgccaataatgaactcgggatggacccggtcaccgtacatccattgtcgactcatctgcattttatatgtatatcaaaaatcattaagtacacaacatcatggatatatgagtgaccaacttaattaatattcaagttcatcacataaaactaagttttttttataaaaaagaagaggctcaccgaggttgtacggtgccggctaggggacgatgctagcgatcgacggcggtgaggacggggatgatactaattaaaacctacaaaatataccataatttcagctcaaattgattataaaaaagtaaaatccctaacttaggcatttcatcaaacaccttgctagcactagaaaaatagtacgagttaaactaccaaagaaatgagctaaattaggaacgccggaagaaaggatgatattgctaacccttggatagatgcatgccgttaatcttgttaaaatggtggagaaaaataaagattattggagtgtgagaggtggagaaaaatttagattgtgaggaagaagagaaaaatgagagccagcGGGGGGCTCGGGACGATACGGGCGATTTTGATATGGCTGGgtaccctttcgtaccggttcgtgttacgaaccggtaccaaggtccagcccgggccccaccacgcgtctgaattttggccgaagacctttcgtaccggttcctaacacgaaccggtgcgaaagctcctaacgaaccggtaccaaatctcCTCGCCCGCCAGAGCCATTCAACCGGTATAGATaaccccattggtaccggttcgtaaggaaaccggtaccaatggcttagatggatgagaggttttctactagtgttagcAGAAGACAAAAAGATCAGCAGAACTGAAATGCTGTAAGGGTCTTGAGTTGAGCAGGACGACTTAGGTTCAAAGCTTGCTCAAGCAAATATACACCACAAATGGTAAAGATACTACTATGCACTAAATTTGCCTCGCATGATAAAAAGGATGCACTGAACCAGGACTCAAGATACTAATGTTGCCTCACTATGCACGACTACAAATCTATGGAAGAAAGGTATGAAAGGGGTGAAACTATGATACCCGACCCACGTGATTCATCTCAAAAGAAACGAAATTTGCTTGTAGTCCTCTCACTTCATTGCACAGTTCCATCATTTTCTGGTTTCGACTTGTCCATGTTCCTTGCACCTGTGTGATATAGGAGAAGGCTGTCAAGAAAAACAAATCCTCTTGGCATCATTGTTCTTTGGCTCTTTGCCCATAGTTTGATTCAGAAGGATCGTAAATGTTTGCTATTGTTAGTTGTGCACCAATATTATCTAAGAAAATGCAAAACGATGCTCAAGAATAAAAACAAGTTTCAGAATATGAGCTACAAAAGGAGAACTGATACAGACATCTCAGGAGTGTCCGCTTGGTATTTCCTATATAGAATTACTTGTGTAGAACGTCACCCAAAGAAAACCAAGATCTGTATAATTTCTACCCTTCCTTTTTAGAGATGTCCGTTTCTGTTTTGTGTAGCAGCGTGAATTTGTGACTTGGATGACCATGAAAATGCAGAGCTGCAAGACAACCATAAAATAGAGTAACTTGATTGCCTACAAAGAAGGTAAAAACATACCTGATAACAAACTAGTTGAGAGTCACCGTATACTTTGATTCTCTTGAATCCATGCCTAATAGCATATTTCAGTCCTAAGATCAGCCCCCcgtactcagcaacattattggtaGCAATACCAAGACCCTCACGAAGTCGAGATATCTTCAATGATATGTCAGAACATGAAATCAAAATAATAGATTATAGATGTGCAAGCTGTAAATGATAAACTCTGAAAGGTGTCTATACCACTCTCCTGTCTTCAGTCATAAGTACAGCTCCAGCACCAGCTTTTCCTGGATTCCCTTTTGAAGCGCCATCAAAATGAAGAACACACACCAACTGAATAATAACCAGCAAAAATGCAAAAATCATTATCAGCTTTTACATGAAAAAGTTAGCATGTGCGGATCGCTAATTGAGACAATTGTCTGCATGAAAAGATAATCCTACGACCAAAACTAACATGAATATCTGACTCTACAGTTTTCCTGTAACAGCTACAAGCCTACGTGGCAAGAAGGTGAACACACTTGAAACGCTGTCTAGGGCATCTTTGATTCACATGATACTCAAAGTGCAGGAATAGGAAAAATGGAACATTGGAGAGGCATGCCCTCTTGAATGCGACAAGATTAGAGAACTTCAGGAATCAGGACTGGGTTTTTTATACAAAATGATAAACAAAGGAATTGTAGCAAGAGCTTTTAAGTGGATGGATATTTTCCTCCAAAATAGACTGGACAAGGAGCCTTAGGATTATTCCCTTTGGATGCAATCCTACGAATGAAACAACCTATGTAGGAAAAATTCGTAAGAATCAAATGACCTATGGAGGAAAAAATCATTAGTGTATAAATCCTCCAAAAATACTATGAAATTCCTTTGAATCATAGGAGACCTTGAGGGGTAATGGCCTCAAGTGCATATATTATTAAATAGtgtgctagttttttttttgcaatgttttGCACAAAGTATACCTGCCAAGAGATTCAAGCAATGCACATTTGAAAGGCACCTCTCCGGGACTTAGATTGATAGGTGAGGTGATGGAAAAGCAGCCAAACCATTACCAGGCATTTAAATGTTTTTAGTAGGTGTGGTTCTGAGGCAGATTGTGCACGGCCATTGCCGCAAACCCACTATATATGGTTGAGGCTATTTGGTGAGAAATAGTATTCCGAAAGAAGCCGAGCGTATAGTAAACTAATACCAATACGATAAGTATACAAGCGAATCTGGAGGTAGCTAATTAAATGAACTTACATATGAggaagcagcatcgtcttcagTAATGGTGCTTTGGAGCGTATCAGTGGAGAGGCTGGACATAGTGTCCTGCGATAAATTGTATTTTGGCAAGATAAGATTTAGATGCATGAAACACCTTGACCCTTTCTgatgaagaaaaacaagaaagaaaCCACATGTTACTTATGTATGTCCATAAGTGAATTGACGTTTTGCACACCTAATAATTGTGTAGATACATACATATAGTGTTTTTCTGCATTGTGCATTTAAAGGTGAGACCAAATGTGTGCTTATTTGTAATGCAAAATCTGTGTACACGCATCTAAATATCTAATGTTGTATCTGCATCTGTCACAGGGCACATCATAGTCTTGTCCTCTTCCATAAGACCAAATGAGACTTCtaaatacaaaaaaagaaaaggcaCAAATCAAGCAATCTGTTTTGGAGACAGATTGTTTCGTCCTTCAGCAAATCCAGTTTCGTTAGATACATGCGCAACGAAATGCTGAACTGGAACGGAAACGAAATCGTAAAGGGCGCAGGCATTCCGTACACCCATGCCAGCACCTAAAATGGTCACCTTAATTACGTGCATACATCTACTACCTTTGCTCAAATTCCCAAACAACTATGTCGACTTTGTTTTAGCAGAATCGCCAGTCAGAGAAAAAGAAAAGCGCAAACTTTCACCCAGGCCATATAGTGATGTTATTCCACAGCCTCAAATCGACGCTCACAGTCCAAGAAGTTGTTCGATCCAGTGCTAATCTACATTTTTGTGGAAACAATCTGCTCGTGCTCGGGTTACTTTACAGCAACGGAAACTAAATAACACGGGCGGATACTGTGCATCACCAGCACCTCCACTGATACCCATCTATGGAAAAGGATACGCTACCTTGCTGAGTTTGGAGAAGAGAAGCGGAGAGAGCAGAGTGAACAGCAGAACATAAAGGTAAGCAAACAAAAGGCTAGCTACCTCCTCCCTTACCAGCAAAGATGAACCAGGCGCGCGCGCTGCTATGGCGGAAGGATGCAGGTCTGGGACGGTAGAATAAGGCGACGCTCGTGCGGGGGAGAAACAGCAGCACGCACGGGTGTGAGAGTGAGCCGCGGTTCGTCCAGGGATCCCTATACCATTTGGCCTCCAGATGTCATAACTGCCCTGTGCAATGGATTGAATGCCCTAGTCGATTTTGATAAAATTAACCTAAATCTGGAAAGATCTCACAAAATAACCTGGTGTTAAAAAGATTTTACAAAATAACCTTTTGCTTGGCTCCGCACAAGACGGAGCCATGGTCAGTAGCACGGCTCCGTCTCAGGTGGAGCCAAACTAAGAAGCACGACGCCATCGCAGACGGAGCCAAACTCAATAGCACGGCTCCGTCCCCGGTGGAGCCAAGCTTAGAAGCACAACGCGTTTCAGGCGGAGCCAAGCTAAGTAGCATGGCTCTGTCCCAGGTGGAGCCAAGGTCTTTAGCCGTTTTCTAACAACAATTTGGAGTGATTCATGCATCTAGTGAGGACCAAGTTTATTGAACCCAACAGAGATGTTTGCATCATCTTGAACCGCCACCAAGTGATACTCAAGAcagttattttctattttatgctTATTCCCGTTTAGATGGTTATGTGTGCAAAATTTGCACCGACGGGCGCTTAAACCCCTGCTCCGACAGACATTCGCCCTACAGTCTAAACTTGTCAGAAATGGCTTTGAGTCATTGATGCACGCGAAACCCGTCAAAAGTAAGGCGCTCTGCTGATAGTACTTATTAGGCGCATGTGAGAAATTTTGTGGTGGCTTCGGATCCTCTCCGGGTTATTATACCGACGATTGGTTAATAAGCGTCCCTCGGTTCGTTGTTATTTCCTAGAGAGTCTGGACGCTCTTCTAGTCCGTGGTTGTGAGCTACAACCTGATGCTTGTTGGTCCTAGATCGCACTTAGGAACCCAAACTGTTGAGGAAGCACATTGCAAAGAGAAATAGACTAATAGAATAAATAGAATATATAGCAAGGATAAATAGACAAATTATACTTCATGATAAAAAGCATCTCAATCTACCGAGGAAGCACATTGCAAAGATAAATAGAATATATAGCAAGGATAGATGACAAAATTTATGATAGGTTATATTTCATGATAAAAAGTAGTTTATATGTTAACAAATTGATAAAACCTATAAAATACAAAACATATACTATGTCTTCCATCACTCTACTCTATCACCATGATAGAGAGGATATGTATGACAACGACGCCGGAGATACGAACCACATCGAGATCGCACTCTACGTTGATGTGTCACCTGGTTCAACAGAGTAATGTCAAGAAATAGTTAAGAACAAATTGAAAAGACTAGAGACTTATTATGGTACATCTTCTAATTTTACACACGTAACCATCCAAatgaaaataaacataaaatagaaaataactgTGTTGAGTATCCCTTGGTGGTGGTCCGAGATAATGCAAACCTCTCTGTTAGGTTCAATAACCTTTGGTCCTCGCTAGGTGCATGAACCACTCCTAATTATTGTCGAAAAATGGTTAAGGACCTTGGCTCCGCCTAGGACGGAGCCGTGCTACTGAGTTTGGCTCCGCCTGGAACGGAGCCATGTACTTAGCTTGGCTCCAGCGTTGTGCTTGTGATCTTGGCTCCACCCGGAATGGAGCCGTGCTATTGAGTTTGGCTCCACATAGAACGGCGCCGTGCTTATCAGCTTGGCTCCACCTAGAACGGAGTTATGGTACGGAGCCAAACAAAAGGTTATTTTGTAAAAATAATTCAAAAGTAGGATATTTTGTGAGATCTTTCTAGATATAGATCAATTTTGTCAAAATCGACAATGCCCTACGCGTAGCTCGCTCAGTCGCTCTTCAATTGATTTGACCGCGGACGCGGTAGCTCCACGCCGGTTGATAGATTGCTTGGCGCGCAGGGGCAGTAATGGCAGTTGGCAGGCATGGGTCATTTCATAGCTCTCTTTCCCCTTCTTTTGAGAAAAAATTCTGGCTCCGAGATCTAGTGATTttcattttcaaaaaaattagaagtcGTGTTTTACATGTTTTAGAAAAGGGTTTGCCTATGTCTCTccttagaaaagtgcaactacatgCAACTGgaacgagttgcacttttctggcagaaatgtgcaattgcactttttagcACTGAGACTTAAAAAATTCTCAGTCACCTGAGACTTAGCAAAACCGTTTAGAAAATTATAAAAATAAGGTGAAAAATCTCTATTATAATACTTTATATTCTCAGCTACACAAAAAAGCTATGGATTTAAGTATAGTAAACTATGCATATTTCTAAAATTCTAAAATTTAACATATTCTCCGGAATTAGAAGAATTTAGACCACCTTCAGCCATGTCCCCCAAagtgatttacggcgcgtccaaCGTTTGACCTCCTCCAGCCACGCGCCCTAAAGCTCTTTTTTTTTATCTGGCACGGTCAAATACAGTGTCCGACGCCCCGAGTTCGTCCCCGCTACATAGGAGACGCTGCGGGGACGCCGGACGGAACGAAAATCTGCATCGCAAGTGGCATGCCAGCCTCGTCAGCCACATAGGGTTACCGCGCACCCGTCGCCTACCTCGGGCGAACGCAAATTAATTTCCATGCAACGAGACGTATCGCCGTCCTCGGGCGGTCGTGTTGCATGCTCGATGTCGCCAGAGGAAGAGGACTGCCCCCACAACAAGTACTTTGAGTTCGTTGTCCTCATCAACATGACCCTTTCGGTGAGAAGAAGCTCCCAAACAAGTTCGTTGAATTTCTGTCGGCCGAAGTGACCCTACGGGAAGTAGGCTGTGGCTTCTGCCGATGGACCGTGGAGGTCTTATTCGACGAGGAAggaaagatgtacctccacactggCTGGAAGAAGTTCACCCGCGACCACGACGTCGAGGTCAGCCGCTTGGTTAAATTCTTCTAAGAAGGCGACGACGAGATGAGCCTCAAGGTGTTTGACAAAGAGTCTTTTCGTATCCACTACCACGGCGA from Lolium rigidum isolate FL_2022 chromosome 4, APGP_CSIRO_Lrig_0.1, whole genome shotgun sequence encodes the following:
- the LOC124707932 gene encoding uncharacterized protein Mb2253c-like — translated: MSSLSTDTLQSTITEDDAASSYLVCVLHFDGASKGNPGKAGAGAVLMTEDRRVISRLREGLGIATNNVAEYGGLILGLKYAIRHGFKRIKVYGDSQLVCYQVQGTWTSRNQKMMELCNEVRGLQANFVSFEMNHVGREWNAEADREAEIAATTLAAGMVSEERGEGF